The Pirellulales bacterium genome includes the window ACATCCGCCAACAGGACGGCACCGAGCCGGACGACGGCGGCGATAATTTCCGCATTACCAAATCGTGAGCGGAGGACTTCCAGTCCGGAGTTCACGATTCTCCTTCAACCTACCGGCTTCCAGCCGGTAGTAGTTCAGTTCAAATTGTCGAGATTCCGGCATGGAAGACCGATCAACTCGCCTTCGGTACGAATAATGAAGTGGGCGCCGGAAATACGTGGGTGCTTCTGCTAGACCCCGCTCGATCCGAGGACGTAGTCGGCCTCGTGGAATTTCTCGACACCGCTATTTGGGCTGCCTGGGATCTCGCTCATGGTCGTAGGCCTAGAAGTGGCAGCGAACACCAGAGGCGGTTGGCCCAAGAGGCAAGTCTTCGAAAACTCCGGCCGCCACGTTGGCGATAATGTGGCGAGGGGCCAGGGGCATTTGCGAAGGCACATCAAGGCTCGGTCACGGCATCAGGTCGTTACGACTCTTTGCCCGGGACAACTCTCGGAATTGCCCCTCCAATACCATTTAGAATGGCTCCAATACGTTGATTTACGGAGAAGCACGACACCTAGAGTGGCTTGAGGCAACTCAAGATTGGCAACGATTGCCCGGCCGTTAATTGTCCGTTACTAGCCTTGGGCAAATGCCCTTAAGTCGGTTTCAAAACTTGCGTACGCAAATGATTGTGCTTGGCAATCCTAGCGCACATCCTGCCGATAATCTGCTCCGCAGCCCCCTTTTTCCTCGTGACGTCGTTTCACCACGTTCGATTGTGTCCAATCGCCCGGCGAATCCGTAAAGCGAGCGGCAAACTTCGAGAATATTACGGACGCCCTTATCGCGTAGTCGGCGACGGGGCGCTCGGGCATGGCCATGGGGAGCCACCAGGACGCGGCGGAGATAGGCGGCAAACTCGTCGACCGAAACTAAATGCGCTTGGGGTTTCGATCCCGTGACCGAGACAAACTGTTCGAGATAACGCAACGCCGTGCGGTACCGGTTAATCGTTGCCAATGACGACCGCAACACGCTTTCGTGGTGCTCAAGAAAGCTTTTTCGCAAGGCTGGGATCGTGACAGGATTAAACGAAAAGGGGCTCGGCAGGGACAAGACGAGTTGGGCATTCAGCTGCGCGGCGATCGTGGCCGCCTCGGCTTCGCTGTCGGCGACACGACGGCGAACCTGACGGCCCCCTTCTCGGTCGGAAACGCACCAGCCACCACGCCGGAGATAATAGGAAACACGACCGACACGACATCGTACTAGTGGACGTCGGAGAGGACGTACCATCGGAATCTCCCGTGATGCACACGGTGTGCACCACGGGGAACTTCTGCAAGGCGCAAAAAGAACGCTAAGTCATCTGAGATAATGACTTAGCGCGAGAGCCGATAACGGCAAGCGGAGAGGACAGGATTCAAGTGAGACCGAGTCCTAACCGCTTATCAATCAATGCCTTACCTTGGCAACACAAGTCAGCACCTGGACTTGTGTTCGGTCAAGAGACGTCGCCAATGGCCAAGGACTCTCAGGAAGTGTCAGCCTGAATGACGCACTGTGTCATTCAAGAAATGTCTCGGCATCTCGGAAAGTTGAGATGCCTTTATGATCGCGATTTTGTTCTTCCTCAAGGCAGTCGGGTTTACACGAAGGCTCGTCGCAGTATCGTCTTGCGCGAATTGTTGGTTGCTGCTTCTTGATGCACTGATAACGGGCACCGTCTCCAGCAAACTGTCCACCCTTCATCCTGAATTTGGTGCCACGGCCATCCTGCTCTCCGTCGCACTCGGCGCTGTGGTCAATGGGCTGGGCATAAGCCACAAGGCTGGAAATAACGCTTCTGCAGATAAGGCTTCTGGACGCCTCCCGCCAAACAATCCGCCCAACAAGCGATCGGCGCCGCTTCCCCGACCGCAACGAAAGCCGCAACGGGCAAGGGCCGATCGTGGCCTGCCGCCCGACGAAGAGCTGGCTAAACTCGCGACAGAATACCTGAACCACCAGCGAAAGCTTTGGCCACACATGGTCAAGGCCGGACTGTTACCGGAATCGACCATACAGATCGTCCGCGAAATGGTCGAAGATTTCAAAACTCGACATCGAACCGGCAATGTTGACGTAGAGGCGAGCAGGGCCTTTGCGCCCTTCGCTACCAAATTCGCCGGGAGCTACGGTCGCTACTCCTGCGACAACAGCAATCCCAATTCGATCATTGACCAAATGACGAAAATGCTCGACAAGGCGCACGAAGAGGGGCGGTTCGTTCCCTGGTTATACGTATTCGCAGATTACTCGGTTACGGGTTTGGACGGTACTCGGCAGGGATACTCGTCCTACAAAGGAGTTCTGTCGCACAAGGAACATCGAATCGAGACCACCTACATCGACGACTTTACGCGGGCCTCGCGTGATGAGCTTGAATGGTGGAGGCTGGCATCGCTCTCTAAACAACTCAACAAGCGTATGATCGGAGCGTCGGACGGTTTCAACTTGTCTGATCCCAACTGGGATATATGGATCACCATTTTTGGCTTGCTTTCTCGGCTCTTCATCAAAAGTTTGCGCGAAAAAGTCAGACGCGGTATGAAAGGCGCAGCCCGTCGCGGCAATCATTTGGGCAGGCTACCCTTAGGCTTCACTCGCGACGTCCAACGGGACGTAAATGGTGAGCCAGTTCACGACAAGGATGGCCGTCCAGTATATGTCCGCTGCATCGATCCTTCGACGCGCGAATCTCGGCTACTCCTCTATAAATTGTATGTGCGCGAAGGATGGTCCTTGACTCGTATCACGAAGCATTTCAACCAATTGAAAATCGACGGAAGTGACATTTGGTCCCATGCCGTTATTCGACACCTCCTG containing:
- a CDS encoding recombinase family protein, whose protein sequence is MIAILFFLKAVGFTRRLVAVSSCANCWLLLLDALITGTVSSKLSTLHPEFGATAILLSVALGAVVNGLGISHKAGNNASADKASGRLPPNNPPNKRSAPLPRPQRKPQRARADRGLPPDEELAKLATEYLNHQRKLWPHMVKAGLLPESTIQIVREMVEDFKTRHRTGNVDVEASRAFAPFATKFAGSYGRYSCDNSNPNSIIDQMTKMLDKAHEEGRFVPWLYVFADYSVTGLDGTRQGYSSYKGVLSHKEHRIETTYIDDFTRASRDELEWWRLASLSKQLNKRMIGASDGFNLSDPNWDIWITIFGLLSRLFIKSLREKVRRGMKGAARRGNHLGRLPLGFTRDVQRDVNGEPVHDKDGRPVYVRCIDPSTRESRLLLYKLYVREGWSLTRITKHFNQLKIDGSDIWSHAVIRHLLWSPSAIGIFIWNQNRHERDWESRKWRLIPNPRSEWEIHFDRDLAIVPLALWRAARRKLATARRANPQTGRKPSRNENSATTLFSGTLVCEYCNNELNLGRSAGQHKQLCCENGQKGAHGCGLTSSKSTKIIENCLLSHITDAILTDASIDDLIAKANVFVEQIASAPQVDIAPLRANGKVLESKIEGLFQCVEAERGKDSPDLKLCTAYDKRISDLQGELEVQQAALQTAQRNNRVEVRPLDVKWARTALADLTKLLRLGVPMAAEAIRTLTGPIKIRQEKYERKRGARWVATFTPDLVAVLRQLAIENGTPDRAALATIRNTADLAEVVIDTIPTYVKLAPQFKALYEQGKSVDEIAAVHGFTKKYVRTILDFGLAGKLPRWVASNAKRKTRSETK